The proteins below come from a single Alphaproteobacteria bacterium genomic window:
- the mlaD gene encoding outer membrane lipid asymmetry maintenance protein MlaD — MQSQFVEALIGTLVLALASYILWFGYTRDHQVVDGYRISGFFTKVDGINKGSDVRMSGIKVGTVSSLEIDQKTYMAKVMIHLPSQLKIPFDSSLAVVSDGLLGGKYLAITPGGDDKTLKNGDVIEHTQSSVNLESLIGQMVFSQDKKQEK; from the coding sequence ATGCAATCACAATTTGTTGAAGCTTTGATCGGCACGCTTGTATTAGCTTTAGCGTCCTATATACTTTGGTTTGGATACACCCGCGACCACCAAGTTGTTGATGGCTACCGTATTTCAGGATTTTTTACGAAGGTTGATGGCATTAATAAGGGCAGTGATGTTCGCATGAGTGGGATTAAAGTTGGAACGGTTTCTTCCCTTGAAATTGATCAAAAAACATATATGGCCAAGGTCATGATCCACCTTCCTTCTCAGCTCAAAATTCCATTCGACAGCTCTTTAGCCGTTGTAAGTGATGGATTATTAGGCGGTAAATATTTGGCAATCACTCCAGGCGGGGATGACAAGACCTTGAAAAATGGTGATGTTATCGAACACACACAATCGTCTGTTAATCTTGAATCCTTGATTGGACAAATGGTTTTTAGTCAAGATAAAAAACAAGAAAAATAG
- a CDS encoding UDP-2,3-diacylglucosamine hydrolase, protein MKYRTVFISDIHLGTHGCRAHDLLTFLNNMECETLYLVGDVIDVWALKWHFHWPESHMNVLQKFLDIANSATKVKLIPGNHDELFKDLVGLRLSNIEILLEDTFVSKKGKKYLVMHGDKHDVFHVHFKWISKLCTRFQSRSERFGAYFSSNHKVSKKLKGVVKNAARHINRFEKAIVKEAKNRGYDGVLCGHFHSPAQKMIDGIEYINDGDWVQHRTAFVEELDGTMKLLDFKDL, encoded by the coding sequence ATGAAATATAGAACCGTCTTCATTTCTGATATTCACTTGGGCACTCATGGGTGCAGAGCTCATGATTTGCTTACGTTTCTAAATAATATGGAATGTGAAACACTTTATCTTGTTGGGGATGTGATTGATGTTTGGGCTTTGAAATGGCATTTTCATTGGCCTGAAAGCCATATGAATGTTTTGCAAAAGTTTCTTGATATTGCAAATAGCGCAACAAAAGTCAAACTTATCCCAGGAAATCATGATGAACTATTTAAAGATTTGGTTGGCCTGCGGTTAAGCAATATAGAAATTCTGCTTGAAGATACGTTTGTTTCAAAAAAAGGCAAAAAATACCTTGTGATGCATGGAGACAAGCATGATGTTTTTCATGTTCATTTTAAATGGATCTCTAAACTATGCACGCGGTTTCAAAGCCGAAGTGAACGCTTTGGCGCTTATTTCAGCTCAAACCATAAGGTGAGCAAAAAACTAAAAGGGGTTGTCAAAAACGCAGCCAGGCATATTAATAGATTCGAAAAAGCGATTGTCAAAGAAGCCAAGAACCGTGGATACGATGGTGTGTTATGTGGGCATTTTCATTCTCCGGCACAAAAGATGATTGATGGCATTGAGTATATTAATGATGGTGACTGGGTCCAACACCGTACAGCTTTTGTCGAAGAGCTTGATGGGACAATGAAGTTGCTTGATTTTAAGGATCTTTAA
- a CDS encoding alpha-mannosyltransferase, with the protein MKKSLTRPQKIQRLLIATDAWAPQVNGVVRTYERLVSELVQKNIDVYVVEPSQFKTIPLPGYSEIKLSLVLSNQINDLILEKQPDHIHIATEGPIGMAMRRYCMRHSLSFTTSFHTKFPEYIEARTMIPSHISYHLLRRFHNAATAVFVSTKSLMKTLEEKDFKNLKLWPKAVDTKIFRPKEINKQDFLHSVSTKHAQINLHPKSPIFLYVGRVAIEKNIESFLALNTKGLKVVVGEGPQKNELERKFSEALFVGQKTGEDLVDWYNAADVFVFPSMTDTYGNVILEALACGLPVAAYPVTGPIDIIDQGITGYLSWDLDTAVQSSLKLKSDACMKAVSANTWHYVSEKFLEILNSTRVHLTIH; encoded by the coding sequence GTGAAGAAGAGTCTCACTCGACCACAAAAAATTCAACGGTTATTGATTGCAACTGATGCATGGGCGCCGCAGGTCAACGGTGTTGTAAGAACCTATGAGCGTTTAGTCAGCGAGTTGGTACAAAAAAATATAGACGTTTATGTTGTAGAGCCAAGTCAATTTAAAACCATTCCTCTTCCAGGGTACAGCGAGATTAAATTATCTTTGGTTTTATCGAACCAAATCAACGATTTGATCCTAGAAAAACAACCAGATCATATCCATATTGCAACTGAAGGGCCAATAGGCATGGCCATGAGGCGATATTGTATGCGTCATTCGCTCTCTTTTACCACGTCCTTCCATACTAAATTTCCTGAGTATATTGAAGCGCGCACAATGATTCCAAGTCATATTAGCTATCACTTACTCAGGCGCTTTCACAATGCTGCAACAGCCGTCTTTGTCTCGACAAAATCACTTATGAAAACACTTGAGGAAAAGGACTTCAAAAACCTTAAATTATGGCCTAAAGCTGTGGACACAAAAATTTTTAGACCGAAGGAAATAAACAAACAAGATTTTCTTCATTCGGTTTCCACAAAACACGCTCAAATAAACCTTCACCCAAAATCTCCTATTTTTCTTTATGTTGGGCGTGTCGCAATTGAGAAAAATATTGAGAGCTTTCTGGCATTAAATACAAAAGGGTTAAAAGTTGTAGTTGGAGAAGGGCCTCAAAAAAACGAATTAGAAAGAAAATTTTCTGAAGCCTTGTTTGTTGGGCAAAAAACTGGAGAAGATCTTGTTGATTGGTATAATGCGGCGGATGTATTTGTTTTTCCATCTATGACAGATACATATGGAAACGTCATTCTTGAAGCTCTGGCTTGTGGCCTTCCTGTTGCTGCCTATCCTGTGACAGGGCCGATTGATATCATTGATCAAGGAATAACGGGTTATTTGAGCTGGGATTTAGATACTGCTGTGCAATCTTCTTTGAAACTTAAATCGGATGCTTGCATGAAAGCAGTTTCCGCGAACACATGGCATTATGTTAGTGAAAAATTTCTTGAAATTTTAAATAGCACGAGAGTGCACCTAACCATCCACTGA
- the der gene encoding ribosome biogenesis GTPase Der, with protein sequence MQTIALVGRPNVGKSTLFNRLVGKPLALVNEMPGMTRDWREAIIDVELKDTATASFKLIDTPGISRFANDELSQTMERKTRQAVDQSDLIFFVVDAVEGILPQDEEISLWLRTLGKPVVLLTNKVESKSAQTHDTYQLGYSDPLFISSREGHGINKIFDLLDSLKQSSEDHSETDIFTQKPEIQIGIVGRPNVGKSTLINAILHEDRLITSPTAGSTRDAISIPFMWKDRHLRLIDTAGIRRKSRDKEVPEALAVKDALRTIKFAQVVLLIVDVTQPFEQQDLTIARRVVEEGRILILVVNKIDLCSDGAKKLDEIKKDINHTLSHSLAQLKNPKIHYLSALDKKNFNSLFEDISSLYKDWNKRISTHKLNQWLMDAQSIHPPPLSKGRRIKLKFMSQIKTRPPQFIIFSNNTADLPGSYVKFLENSLSKTFGFVGLPIRIRLKKGLNPYN encoded by the coding sequence ATGCAAACAATTGCTCTTGTAGGTCGTCCCAATGTAGGGAAATCGACGCTTTTTAATCGACTTGTCGGTAAGCCGTTGGCCTTGGTTAATGAAATGCCTGGCATGACGCGCGATTGGCGTGAGGCGATTATTGACGTTGAGCTGAAAGATACGGCTACTGCCTCTTTTAAACTGATTGACACCCCCGGTATTAGTCGCTTTGCCAATGATGAACTTTCTCAAACCATGGAGAGAAAAACCAGGCAAGCAGTGGATCAATCTGACTTGATATTTTTTGTGGTTGATGCGGTTGAAGGCATCCTACCTCAAGATGAAGAAATCTCTCTGTGGCTAAGAACACTGGGCAAGCCCGTGGTTCTTTTGACGAACAAGGTTGAATCTAAAAGTGCACAAACCCACGATACTTATCAACTTGGATATTCGGATCCCTTATTCATTTCTTCACGAGAGGGCCACGGCATCAACAAGATATTTGATCTGCTAGATTCACTGAAACAGAGCTCAGAAGATCATTCTGAGACTGATATTTTTACCCAAAAGCCGGAAATACAAATTGGAATTGTTGGTCGCCCCAATGTGGGAAAATCCACGCTCATTAACGCGATACTCCATGAAGATCGTCTGATCACAAGCCCAACTGCCGGCAGCACACGAGATGCCATTTCAATTCCGTTTATGTGGAAAGATAGACACTTACGGCTGATTGATACCGCAGGTATTCGAAGAAAGAGCCGGGATAAAGAAGTCCCTGAAGCACTCGCTGTTAAAGATGCCCTCAGAACCATTAAGTTTGCTCAGGTTGTTTTATTGATTGTTGATGTGACGCAGCCCTTTGAACAACAGGATTTGACCATCGCCCGCCGTGTGGTGGAGGAAGGGCGTATTCTTATTCTTGTGGTTAATAAAATTGATCTCTGCTCTGATGGTGCCAAAAAACTCGATGAAATCAAAAAAGATATTAACCATACGCTCAGCCACTCTCTTGCTCAACTGAAAAACCCTAAGATTCATTATTTGTCAGCGCTGGATAAAAAGAATTTTAACTCCTTGTTCGAAGACATTTCTTCTTTATATAAGGATTGGAACAAGCGCATTTCAACGCATAAACTCAATCAATGGCTGATGGATGCTCAAAGCATTCACCCTCCTCCTCTCTCCAAAGGACGCCGCATCAAATTAAAATTCATGAGCCAAATCAAAACGCGACCCCCGCAGTTTATTATTTTTTCTAATAATACGGCAGATTTGCCTGGGAGTTATGTGAAGTTCTTAGAAAACAGTTTGTCAAAAACTTTTGGATTTGTGGGCCTTCCCATTCGGATTCGTCTCAAAAAAGGCCTTAACCCTTACAACTAG
- a CDS encoding RNA helicase: MKNLITFSQTYLSDSLISNLDKLGYVQPTPIQSKLIPKIFQGQDVLGIAQTGTGKTAAYALPLIDLIYHSRRRSGMASCLILVPTRELAEQVASTSFEKYGRKHHIRTATLIGGMAQTKQLGALSKGADVIIATPGRFLDFYDKGKILLANIKFFVIDEADRMLDMGFLPDMQRINNLLPQRKQSLFLSATMLPSIQKCAEEILRNPVVVKIKPSETVNKVIEQKFVQVTAEISKSDQMKRRMLRDLIKKHEISNAIIFCNRKNDVDILEKSMNRYGYKVRGFHGDIHQSKRLEYLTSFKDGHIDFLIASDIAARGIDIDGLPNVINYDFPMSSEEYIHRIGRTGRAGMSGNAWTFLTDKECARAKKVLPETLDFINLSKESVPSQKPPKPSNEKETQSNEKETQLSESPTGFGGDTPDFMLANFDLSLID; the protein is encoded by the coding sequence TTGAAAAATTTGATTACCTTTTCTCAGACATACCTAAGCGATAGCCTCATTAGCAATTTAGATAAGCTCGGCTATGTTCAGCCCACACCTATTCAAAGCAAGCTTATTCCGAAAATCTTTCAAGGTCAGGATGTTTTAGGCATTGCTCAAACAGGCACAGGGAAAACAGCGGCCTATGCCTTGCCTCTTATTGATCTTATCTATCATAGTAGAAGGCGCTCTGGCATGGCCAGTTGTCTGATTCTTGTGCCCACGCGTGAACTGGCTGAGCAAGTTGCATCAACAAGCTTTGAGAAGTATGGTCGAAAACATCATATCAGAACAGCGACGCTTATTGGCGGCATGGCTCAAACCAAACAGCTTGGCGCGCTCTCAAAGGGAGCAGATGTGATTATTGCAACTCCAGGGCGCTTTCTTGACTTTTATGATAAAGGGAAAATTTTATTAGCTAATATAAAGTTTTTCGTTATTGATGAAGCGGATAGAATGCTAGATATGGGGTTCTTGCCTGACATGCAGCGAATCAACAATCTCTTGCCTCAAAGAAAGCAGTCATTGTTTTTATCAGCAACGATGTTACCAAGCATTCAAAAGTGTGCAGAAGAAATTCTTAGAAATCCCGTCGTTGTCAAAATCAAACCTTCTGAAACAGTCAATAAGGTTATTGAACAAAAATTTGTACAAGTAACGGCTGAAATCTCGAAATCTGATCAGATGAAGCGTCGCATGCTTCGTGATCTTATTAAAAAGCACGAAATTTCTAATGCGATTATCTTTTGTAACCGTAAAAATGATGTTGATATATTAGAGAAATCGATGAATCGCTATGGGTATAAGGTACGCGGCTTCCATGGTGATATCCATCAAAGCAAGCGATTGGAATACTTAACAAGCTTTAAAGATGGGCATATTGACTTTCTTATCGCCAGTGATATTGCGGCGCGTGGGATTGACATTGATGGACTCCCTAATGTCATTAATTATGATTTCCCCATGAGCTCAGAGGAATATATACATAGAATAGGCCGTACGGGGAGAGCGGGGATGTCTGGAAATGCCTGGACATTTTTAACCGATAAAGAATGTGCAAGAGCTAAAAAGGTTCTTCCTGAAACTTTGGACTTTATTAACTTATCTAAAGAAAGTGTCCCCAGTCAGAAACCACCTAAACCTTCAAATGAAAAAGAGACTCAATCAAATGAAAAAGAGACGCAATTGTCAGAGTCACCTACGGGCTTCGGAGGAGACACCCCCGATTTCATGTTAGCTAATTTTGACTTAAGCTTAATTGATTAA
- a CDS encoding acetyl-CoA carboxylase carboxyl transferase subunit alpha encodes MQVLDFENPITELDQKIQELSRMSNDGKIDILQDISNLQKKRDKLLRETYENLTPFQKVQIARHVDRPHFKDYINHMTTDFVELSGDRLFAEDAAILGGLARIEGRTIMIMGHEKGSDLDSRLKHNFGMPLPEGYRKAQRLMKLAEQYQIPIVTIVDTAGAYPGIGAEERGQSEAIAKSIETCLSVTVPIISVIIGEGGSGGAIAIATANKVFMLEHSIYSVISPEGCASILWRSREKKEEAAEAQKLTAQDLKRLNIIDDIISEPLGGAHRDSKKTILNVKKMITEQLDSLSRLRGSALKSQRSKKYLQMGKKV; translated from the coding sequence ATGCAAGTACTGGACTTTGAAAACCCAATAACTGAATTGGATCAAAAAATTCAAGAACTGAGCCGTATGTCTAATGATGGCAAGATTGATATCTTGCAAGACATCAGTAATCTTCAAAAAAAGCGGGATAAACTTCTTCGTGAAACATATGAGAATTTGACACCCTTTCAGAAGGTGCAAATTGCCCGTCACGTAGATCGGCCCCATTTCAAAGATTACATAAACCACATGACCACTGATTTTGTTGAGCTCTCGGGAGATCGCCTTTTTGCTGAAGATGCGGCTATTTTAGGCGGTCTTGCTCGTATAGAGGGGCGCACAATTATGATTATGGGCCATGAAAAGGGCAGTGATCTTGACTCTCGTTTGAAGCATAATTTTGGTATGCCATTACCCGAGGGCTATCGCAAAGCTCAGCGCTTGATGAAGCTTGCTGAGCAATATCAAATACCGATCGTAACCATTGTAGACACGGCTGGTGCATATCCTGGGATAGGTGCTGAAGAACGCGGGCAATCAGAAGCCATTGCCAAAAGCATTGAAACTTGCTTGTCAGTAACTGTTCCAATTATTTCAGTGATCATTGGGGAAGGGGGCTCCGGTGGTGCGATTGCTATTGCAACGGCCAATAAGGTGTTCATGCTAGAACACTCTATTTATTCAGTTATTTCTCCTGAAGGGTGTGCCTCTATTTTATGGAGAAGCCGTGAGAAGAAAGAGGAGGCTGCAGAAGCCCAGAAGCTGACAGCACAAGATTTAAAGCGCCTTAATATTATTGATGATATCATCAGTGAGCCTCTTGGGGGTGCGCATCGAGATTCCAAAAAAACAATCCTAAATGTTAAAAAAATGATCACAGAACAGCTTGATTCATTGAGTCGCCTGCGCGGCAGCGCGCTTAAAAGTCAGCGATCAAAGAAGTATCTACAAATGGGAAAAAAAGTTTAA
- a CDS encoding ribonucleoside-diphosphate reductase, adenosylcobalamin-dependent — protein sequence MKFERYFTKGLKDAYEGIVFKSTTSEIRNPDGTVVFKADNVQVPKSWSQVAADIIAQKYFRKAGVPKYLKKYAEKGVPEWLQRRVPDEEKLSKEFKNKKEWFTGETAARQVFDRLAGAWTYWGWKGGYFSSEESARVFYDENRKILASQIAAPNSPQWFNTGLHWAYGITGPAQGHYYVDPEFEKVTKATSAYERPQPHACFIQSIQDDLVNPQGIMDMWVREARLFKFGSGTGTNFSALRGSGENLSGGGRSSGLMSFLKIGDRAAGAIKSGGTTRRAAKMVTLDVDHPDIEEFVNWKVIEEQKVAALVAGSKQLKKNLSKILDLCSEENGGPDPHKNPELKQAIKEAQKVSIPENYIQRVLQLASLGKTDIDLIEFDTDWTSEAYVTVSGQNSNNSVRVSNEFLRKALNQEEWNLIRRTDGDVYKSISANKLWDDICYAAWACADPGIQFDTTINEWHACPKDGRINASNPCSEYMFLDDTACNLASINLIKFYEQKNDGTPVFDVEGYEYAIRILTVVLEIAVYMSQLPSKEIAEGTYNYRTLGLGYANIGGLLMSMGLPYDSDEGRALAGALTAIMTGLSYGASADMAKEMGPFKRFAQNQKDMLRVMKNHQRAAYGHEKGYDRLDILPVALDHKNCPLPQLLERATHAWDQAVAKGEQHGYRNAQVTVIAPTGTIGLVMDCDTTGIEPDFALVKFKKLAGGGYFKIINNMVPNALRALHYSEEEIHDMIQYATGHGSLKEAPGIDHEKLKLKGFDEASLEKIEGALEKAFDIKFVFNKWTLGEDFCIEKLGISAEKLNDPNFDMLRLFGFSSAEINQANTYCVGAMTLEGAPNLKPEHLPIFDCATPCGKIGKRFLSSESHIRMMAAAQPFLSGAISKTINMPNHASIKDCSDAYLLSWKLGLKSNALYRDGSKLSQALYGNFYDDDESESESEENPQAQTVNIVEKIIERVVHQAERRVLPTRRKGYTQKAKVGGHKVYLRTGEYEDGKCGEIFIDMHKEGAAFRSLMNNFAMAISIGLQYGVPLEEYVEAFTFTRFEPAGRVEGNDAIKMATSILDYIFRELAVSYLGRSDLAHVDLSDMSPSSIGESVASTHNDQQDQIDISQQILAQASNGFVRNNLYVLSGSANAFSSVAASTAGGEASVTTATTVVHLANAKKATSSVSDKVTQARIQGYEGDACSDCGNFTLVRNGTCLKCDTCGSTSGCS from the coding sequence ATGAAATTCGAACGCTATTTTACCAAAGGTTTGAAAGATGCTTATGAAGGCATTGTATTTAAATCAACCACGTCTGAAATTCGCAATCCAGATGGTACAGTTGTTTTTAAAGCTGATAACGTTCAAGTTCCTAAGTCTTGGTCTCAGGTAGCGGCTGATATTATTGCTCAGAAATATTTCCGTAAAGCAGGCGTTCCAAAGTATCTAAAAAAGTACGCGGAAAAAGGTGTTCCAGAGTGGCTTCAGCGCCGCGTTCCGGATGAAGAAAAGCTTTCAAAAGAATTCAAAAATAAGAAAGAGTGGTTCACGGGCGAAACCGCTGCACGTCAAGTTTTTGATCGTTTAGCTGGAGCATGGACATACTGGGGCTGGAAAGGCGGATATTTTTCCTCTGAAGAATCTGCCCGGGTTTTCTATGACGAAAATAGAAAAATTCTTGCCTCGCAAATTGCCGCCCCGAATTCACCACAATGGTTTAATACCGGGCTCCATTGGGCTTATGGTATTACAGGGCCTGCTCAAGGACACTATTATGTTGATCCTGAATTTGAAAAAGTGACAAAGGCAACCAGTGCATACGAACGTCCTCAACCACATGCGTGCTTTATTCAAAGCATTCAAGATGATTTGGTTAACCCGCAAGGGATCATGGACATGTGGGTGCGTGAAGCGCGGCTGTTTAAATTTGGATCTGGCACCGGAACAAACTTTTCTGCCTTACGGGGAAGCGGTGAAAACTTGTCTGGCGGCGGTCGTTCTTCTGGTTTGATGAGTTTTTTGAAAATTGGGGATCGGGCTGCAGGTGCCATCAAATCCGGGGGAACAACCCGTCGGGCTGCAAAAATGGTGACTTTGGACGTCGATCATCCTGATATTGAAGAGTTTGTGAACTGGAAGGTGATTGAAGAACAAAAAGTAGCAGCGCTTGTGGCAGGATCCAAACAACTCAAAAAGAATCTTTCTAAAATTCTTGATCTTTGCTCTGAAGAAAACGGGGGGCCAGATCCTCACAAAAACCCTGAGCTGAAGCAAGCCATTAAAGAGGCTCAGAAAGTTAGTATTCCTGAAAACTATATTCAGCGGGTTCTACAGCTGGCGAGTCTTGGGAAGACCGACATTGACCTTATAGAGTTTGATACAGACTGGACCTCAGAAGCTTATGTAACCGTATCGGGCCAAAACTCTAATAACTCTGTGCGAGTTAGTAACGAGTTTTTGAGAAAGGCTCTGAACCAAGAAGAATGGAATTTGATTCGTCGCACAGATGGTGACGTCTATAAGTCTATATCTGCAAACAAGCTCTGGGATGATATTTGTTATGCTGCTTGGGCATGCGCAGATCCAGGAATCCAATTTGATACCACCATCAATGAATGGCATGCATGTCCCAAGGATGGGCGCATTAATGCCTCAAACCCTTGTTCGGAGTATATGTTTCTAGATGATACGGCCTGTAACTTGGCCTCAATCAATCTCATTAAATTTTATGAGCAAAAAAACGATGGCACGCCTGTTTTCGATGTTGAGGGCTATGAATATGCCATTCGCATTCTGACCGTTGTTCTTGAAATCGCTGTTTATATGTCGCAACTCCCCTCCAAAGAAATTGCTGAGGGCACCTATAACTACAGAACCCTTGGGTTGGGATATGCCAACATTGGTGGATTGCTAATGTCAATGGGCCTGCCTTACGATAGTGATGAAGGACGTGCTTTAGCAGGAGCGTTGACAGCGATTATGACTGGTCTTTCATACGGAGCATCTGCAGACATGGCCAAAGAAATGGGGCCATTCAAACGATTTGCTCAGAACCAAAAAGACATGCTGCGGGTTATGAAAAATCATCAACGGGCGGCTTATGGTCATGAAAAAGGATATGACCGACTTGATATCTTGCCTGTAGCACTTGATCACAAAAATTGTCCATTGCCGCAGTTGCTTGAAAGAGCAACCCATGCTTGGGATCAAGCTGTTGCAAAAGGTGAGCAGCATGGGTATCGAAATGCGCAGGTGACTGTCATCGCGCCAACGGGAACAATTGGTCTTGTCATGGATTGTGACACAACGGGAATTGAGCCTGATTTCGCCCTGGTTAAATTTAAAAAACTTGCCGGCGGCGGATACTTTAAGATCATCAATAATATGGTGCCAAATGCCCTTCGAGCGCTGCATTACTCTGAAGAGGAAATCCATGACATGATTCAATATGCAACGGGGCATGGAAGCTTAAAAGAGGCCCCTGGCATTGATCATGAAAAATTAAAGCTCAAAGGTTTTGATGAGGCGTCTTTGGAAAAAATTGAGGGTGCTCTTGAAAAAGCATTTGATATTAAGTTTGTTTTTAATAAGTGGACCCTTGGTGAAGATTTTTGTATCGAGAAACTTGGCATCAGTGCTGAAAAATTGAATGATCCAAATTTTGATATGCTGCGTCTCTTCGGGTTTTCGAGCGCTGAAATTAATCAAGCCAATACATACTGTGTTGGTGCGATGACCCTAGAAGGTGCACCGAACTTGAAGCCAGAACACCTGCCAATCTTTGATTGTGCAACCCCGTGTGGAAAAATTGGTAAGCGGTTCCTCTCAAGTGAAAGCCACATTCGTATGATGGCCGCGGCACAGCCTTTCTTATCTGGTGCTATTTCCAAAACCATCAATATGCCAAACCACGCATCCATCAAAGATTGTAGCGATGCCTATTTGCTTTCGTGGAAGCTAGGGCTTAAGTCCAATGCCTTGTATCGGGATGGGTCTAAACTTTCTCAAGCGCTTTATGGCAATTTCTATGATGACGATGAAAGCGAAAGTGAGTCTGAAGAAAACCCACAAGCCCAAACAGTTAATATTGTTGAAAAAATCATTGAGCGTGTCGTTCATCAAGCTGAGCGACGCGTCCTGCCAACACGCCGTAAAGGCTACACTCAAAAAGCCAAGGTTGGGGGGCACAAGGTTTATCTTCGCACAGGTGAATATGAGGACGGCAAATGTGGTGAAATCTTTATTGATATGCATAAAGAGGGCGCTGCCTTTAGGAGTTTGATGAACAATTTTGCAATGGCAATTTCAATTGGGCTTCAATACGGCGTTCCTCTTGAAGAGTATGTTGAAGCCTTTACCTTCACTCGTTTTGAACCTGCAGGCCGTGTTGAGGGTAACGATGCTATCAAAATGGCAACCTCAATCTTAGATTATATTTTCCGAGAGCTGGCGGTTTCTTATTTGGGTCGCTCTGATTTGGCACATGTTGATTTAAGCGATATGTCGCCCTCTAGCATAGGTGAATCTGTTGCTTCAACGCACAATGACCAACAAGATCAAATTGACATTTCACAACAAATTCTAGCGCAGGCAAGTAACGGATTTGTTCGGAATAACCTCTATGTCTTGAGCGGCAGCGCTAATGCTTTCTCCTCAGTGGCTGCTAGTACAGCTGGTGGTGAAGCGTCAGTTACAACTGCAACAACAGTTGTGCATTTAGCAAATGCTAAGAAAGCCACAAGCTCTGTTTCTGATAAAGTGACTCAGGCACGAATTCAGGGATACGAAGGGGATGCTTGCTCGGATTGTGGTAATTTTACGCTTGTTCGTAATGGGACGTGTCTGAAGTGTGACACCTGTGGAAGCACAAGTGGTTGTTCTTAA